In Grus americana isolate bGruAme1 chromosome 19, bGruAme1.mat, whole genome shotgun sequence, the following are encoded in one genomic region:
- the VEZF1 gene encoding vascular endothelial zinc finger 1 isoform X2 has protein sequence MEANWTAFLFQAHEASHHQQQAAQNSLLPLLSSAVEPPDQKPILPLPITQKPQPAPETLKDAIVGIKKEKPKTSFVCTYCSKAFRDSYHLRRHESCHTGIKLVSRPKKTPTTMVPLISTIAGDNSRSSLVSTIAGILSTVTTSSSATNPSSSAGATAMAVTQTVKKPSKPVKKNHACEMCGKAFRDVYHLNRHKLSHSDEKPFECPICNQRFKRKDRMTYHVRSHEGGITKPYTCGVCGKGFSRPDHLSCHVKHVHSTERPFKCQTCTAAFATKDRLRTHMVRHEGKVSCNICGKLLSAAYITSHLKTHGQSQSINCNTCKQGINKTCMSEETSNQKQQQQQQQQQQQQQQQQQQQQQQQQQQQQQQQQQQQHVTSWPGKQVETLRLWEEAVKARKKECQFTFEKAIEYVPFEAANLCQTSTAATTPVTLTTPFNITSSVASGTITNPVTVAAAMSMRSPVNVSSAVNISSPMNLGHPVTITSPLSMTSPLTLTTPVNLPTPVTAPVNIAHPVTITSPMNLPTPMTLAGPLNIAMRPVESMPFLPQALPTSPPW, from the exons ATGGAGGCCAACTGGACCGCGTTCCTCTTTCAG GCACACGAAGCCTCACATCACCaacagcaggcagcacagaaCAGTTTGTTGCCTCTCCTGAGCTCTGCTGTTGAGCCACCCGATCAGAAGCCGATTCTGCCCTTACCAATAACGCAGAAACCTCAACCTGCACCAGAAACATTAAAGGATGCTATTGTTgggattaaaaaggaaaaacctaaAACCTCCTTTGTGTGCACTTACTGCAGCAAAGCTTTCAGGGACAGCTACCATTTGAGGCGTCACGAGTCCTGCCACACAGGGATAAAGTTAGTGTCACGGCCAAAGAAAACTCCCACCACAATGGTGCCCCTTATCTCGACCATCGCTGGTGACAACAGCCGAAGTTCATTGGTTTCGACTATCGCAGGCATCCTGTCCACAGTCACTACGTCTTCCTCTGCCACCAACCCCAGCAGTAGTGCCGGCGCAACGGCCATGGCAGTGACTCAGACGGTGAAGAAGCCCAGCAAGCCCGTTAAGAAGAACCACGCTTGTGAGATGTGCGGAAAGGCCTTCAGGGATGTCTACCACCTCAACCGGCACAAGCTGTCCCACTCAGATGAAAAACCCTTTGAATGTCCAATTTGCAATCAGCGCTTCAAGAGAAAGGATCGCATGACCTACCACGTGAGGTCTCACGAAGGTGGCATCACGAAACCATACACCTGTGGTGTTTGTGGAAAAGGCTTCTCGAG GCCCGATCATTTAAGCTGTCACGTTAAACACGTTCACTCAACAGAGAGACCCTTCAAATGCCAA ACGTGCACTGCTGCCTTTGCCACCAAAGACAGACTGCGGACACACATGGTGCGCCATGAAGGAAAGGTATCGTGTAATATCTGTGGTAAACTTCTGAGTGCAGCATATATCACCAGCCACTTAAAGACACACGGGCAGAGCCAAAGTATCAACTGTAATACCTGTAAACAAGGCATCAATAAAA CATGCATGAGTGAGGAGACCAGCAATcagaagcaacagcagcagcagcagcaacagcaacaacaacaacagcagcagcaacagcagcaacaacagcagcaacaacagcagcagcaacagcagcagcagcagcagcaacatgtAACAAGTTGGCCTGGAAAGCAGGTAGAGACCCTGAGGTTATGGGAAGAGGCTGtcaaagcaaggaagaaag AATGTCAGTTCACCTTTGAGAAGGCTATAGAGTACGTACCATTCG AAGCTGCTAACTTGTGCCAAACCTCCACTGCTGCTACTACGCCTGTGACTCTTACTACTCCATTCAATATAACGTCCTCTGTGGCTTCTGGGACTATCACAAACCCAGTCACAGTGGCAGCTGCAATGAGCATGAGAAGTCCAGTAAATGTATCAAGTGCAGTTAATATATCCAGTCCGATGAACCTAGGGCATCCTGTAACTATAACAAGTCCATTATCCATGACATCTCCATTAACGCTCACCACACCAGTCAATTTACCTACCCCAGTAACCGCTCCAGTGAATATAGCGCATCCAGTCACTATAACATCTCCCATGAACCTCCCCACACCAATGACGTTAGCTGGTCCGTTAAATATAGCAATGAGACCAGTAGAGAGCATGCCTTTCCTGCCCCAGGCCTTGCCCACATCTCCTCCCtggtaa
- the VEZF1 gene encoding vascular endothelial zinc finger 1 isoform X4, which translates to MEANWTAFLFQAHEASHHQQQAAQNSLLPLLSSAVEPPDQKPILPLPITQKPQPAPETLKDAIVGIKKEKPKTSFVCTYCSKAFRDSYHLRRHESCHTGIKLVSRPKKTPTTMVPLISTIAGDNSRSSLVSTIAGILSTVTTSSSATNPSSSAGATAMAVTQTVKKPSKPVKKNHACEMCGKAFRDVYHLNRHKLSHSDEKPFECPICNQRFKRKDRMTYHVRSHEGGITKPYTCGVCGKGFSRPDHLSCHVKHVHSTERPFKCQTCTAAFATKDRLRTHMVRHEGKVSCNICGKLLSAAYITSHLKTHGQSQSINCNTCKQGINKTCMSEETSNQKQQQQQQQQQQQQQQQQQQQQQQQQQQQQQQQQQQQHVTSWPGKQVETLRLWEEAVKARKKEAANLCQTSTAATTPVTLTTPFNITSSVASGTITNPVTVAAAMSMRSPVNVSSAVNISSPMNLGHPVTITSPLSMTSPLTLTTPVNLPTPVTAPVNIAHPVTITSPMNLPTPMTLAGPLNIAMRPVESMPFLPQALPTSPPW; encoded by the exons ATGGAGGCCAACTGGACCGCGTTCCTCTTTCAG GCACACGAAGCCTCACATCACCaacagcaggcagcacagaaCAGTTTGTTGCCTCTCCTGAGCTCTGCTGTTGAGCCACCCGATCAGAAGCCGATTCTGCCCTTACCAATAACGCAGAAACCTCAACCTGCACCAGAAACATTAAAGGATGCTATTGTTgggattaaaaaggaaaaacctaaAACCTCCTTTGTGTGCACTTACTGCAGCAAAGCTTTCAGGGACAGCTACCATTTGAGGCGTCACGAGTCCTGCCACACAGGGATAAAGTTAGTGTCACGGCCAAAGAAAACTCCCACCACAATGGTGCCCCTTATCTCGACCATCGCTGGTGACAACAGCCGAAGTTCATTGGTTTCGACTATCGCAGGCATCCTGTCCACAGTCACTACGTCTTCCTCTGCCACCAACCCCAGCAGTAGTGCCGGCGCAACGGCCATGGCAGTGACTCAGACGGTGAAGAAGCCCAGCAAGCCCGTTAAGAAGAACCACGCTTGTGAGATGTGCGGAAAGGCCTTCAGGGATGTCTACCACCTCAACCGGCACAAGCTGTCCCACTCAGATGAAAAACCCTTTGAATGTCCAATTTGCAATCAGCGCTTCAAGAGAAAGGATCGCATGACCTACCACGTGAGGTCTCACGAAGGTGGCATCACGAAACCATACACCTGTGGTGTTTGTGGAAAAGGCTTCTCGAG GCCCGATCATTTAAGCTGTCACGTTAAACACGTTCACTCAACAGAGAGACCCTTCAAATGCCAA ACGTGCACTGCTGCCTTTGCCACCAAAGACAGACTGCGGACACACATGGTGCGCCATGAAGGAAAGGTATCGTGTAATATCTGTGGTAAACTTCTGAGTGCAGCATATATCACCAGCCACTTAAAGACACACGGGCAGAGCCAAAGTATCAACTGTAATACCTGTAAACAAGGCATCAATAAAA CATGCATGAGTGAGGAGACCAGCAATcagaagcaacagcagcagcagcagcaacagcaacaacaacaacagcagcagcaacagcagcaacaacagcagcaacaacagcagcagcaacagcagcagcagcagcagcaacatgtAACAAGTTGGCCTGGAAAGCAGGTAGAGACCCTGAGGTTATGGGAAGAGGCTGtcaaagcaaggaagaaag AAGCTGCTAACTTGTGCCAAACCTCCACTGCTGCTACTACGCCTGTGACTCTTACTACTCCATTCAATATAACGTCCTCTGTGGCTTCTGGGACTATCACAAACCCAGTCACAGTGGCAGCTGCAATGAGCATGAGAAGTCCAGTAAATGTATCAAGTGCAGTTAATATATCCAGTCCGATGAACCTAGGGCATCCTGTAACTATAACAAGTCCATTATCCATGACATCTCCATTAACGCTCACCACACCAGTCAATTTACCTACCCCAGTAACCGCTCCAGTGAATATAGCGCATCCAGTCACTATAACATCTCCCATGAACCTCCCCACACCAATGACGTTAGCTGGTCCGTTAAATATAGCAATGAGACCAGTAGAGAGCATGCCTTTCCTGCCCCAGGCCTTGCCCACATCTCCTCCCtggtaa
- the VEZF1 gene encoding vascular endothelial zinc finger 1 isoform X3, with the protein MEANWTAFLFQAHEASHHQQQAAQNSLLPLLSSAVEPPDQKPILPLPITQKPQPAPETLKDAIVGIKKEKPKTSFVCTYCSKAFRDSYHLRRHESCHTGIKLVSRPKKTPTTMVPLISTIAGDNSRSSLVSTIAGILSTVTTSSSATNPSSSAGATAMAVTQTVKKPSKPVKKNHACEMCGKAFRDVYHLNRHKLSHSDEKPFECPICNQRFKRKDRMTYHVRSHEGGITKPYTCGVCGKGFSRYHVENPRRAQVLAFHNQEGLSYRSEGLGEPDILEDWPDHLSCHVKHVHSTERPFKCQTCTAAFATKDRLRTHMVRHEGKVSCNICGKLLSAAYITSHLKTHGQSQSINCNTCKQGINKTCMSEETSNQKQQQQQQQQQQQQQQQQQQQQQQQQQQQQQQQQQQQHVTSWPGKQVETLRLWEEAVKARKKECQFTFEKAIEYVPFEAANLCQTSTAATTPVTLTTPFNITSSVASGTITNPVTVAAAMSMRSPVNVSSAVNISSPMNLGHPVTITSPLSMTSPLTLTTPVNLPTPVTAPVNIAHPVTITSPMNLPTPMTLAGPLNIAMRPVESMPFLPQALPTSPPW; encoded by the exons ATGGAGGCCAACTGGACCGCGTTCCTCTTTCAG GCACACGAAGCCTCACATCACCaacagcaggcagcacagaaCAGTTTGTTGCCTCTCCTGAGCTCTGCTGTTGAGCCACCCGATCAGAAGCCGATTCTGCCCTTACCAATAACGCAGAAACCTCAACCTGCACCAGAAACATTAAAGGATGCTATTGTTgggattaaaaaggaaaaacctaaAACCTCCTTTGTGTGCACTTACTGCAGCAAAGCTTTCAGGGACAGCTACCATTTGAGGCGTCACGAGTCCTGCCACACAGGGATAAAGTTAGTGTCACGGCCAAAGAAAACTCCCACCACAATGGTGCCCCTTATCTCGACCATCGCTGGTGACAACAGCCGAAGTTCATTGGTTTCGACTATCGCAGGCATCCTGTCCACAGTCACTACGTCTTCCTCTGCCACCAACCCCAGCAGTAGTGCCGGCGCAACGGCCATGGCAGTGACTCAGACGGTGAAGAAGCCCAGCAAGCCCGTTAAGAAGAACCACGCTTGTGAGATGTGCGGAAAGGCCTTCAGGGATGTCTACCACCTCAACCGGCACAAGCTGTCCCACTCAGATGAAAAACCCTTTGAATGTCCAATTTGCAATCAGCGCTTCAAGAGAAAGGATCGCATGACCTACCACGTGAGGTCTCACGAAGGTGGCATCACGAAACCATACACCTGTGGTGTTTGTGGAAAAGGCTTCTCGAGGTACCATGTAGAAAATCCCAGGCGAGCTCAAGTATTGGCTTTTCATAACCAAGAAGGGTTAAGCTATCGTAGCGAGGGGCTAGGAGAACCAGACATCTTAGAAGATTG GCCCGATCATTTAAGCTGTCACGTTAAACACGTTCACTCAACAGAGAGACCCTTCAAATGCCAA ACGTGCACTGCTGCCTTTGCCACCAAAGACAGACTGCGGACACACATGGTGCGCCATGAAGGAAAGGTATCGTGTAATATCTGTGGTAAACTTCTGAGTGCAGCATATATCACCAGCCACTTAAAGACACACGGGCAGAGCCAAAGTATCAACTGTAATACCTGTAAACAAGGCATCAATAAAA CATGCATGAGTGAGGAGACCAGCAATcagaagcaacagcagcagcagcagcaacagcaacaacaacaacagcagcagcaacagcagcaacaacagcagcaacaacagcagcagcaacagcagcagcagcagcagcaacatgtAACAAGTTGGCCTGGAAAGCAGGTAGAGACCCTGAGGTTATGGGAAGAGGCTGtcaaagcaaggaagaaag AATGTCAGTTCACCTTTGAGAAGGCTATAGAGTACGTACCATTCG AAGCTGCTAACTTGTGCCAAACCTCCACTGCTGCTACTACGCCTGTGACTCTTACTACTCCATTCAATATAACGTCCTCTGTGGCTTCTGGGACTATCACAAACCCAGTCACAGTGGCAGCTGCAATGAGCATGAGAAGTCCAGTAAATGTATCAAGTGCAGTTAATATATCCAGTCCGATGAACCTAGGGCATCCTGTAACTATAACAAGTCCATTATCCATGACATCTCCATTAACGCTCACCACACCAGTCAATTTACCTACCCCAGTAACCGCTCCAGTGAATATAGCGCATCCAGTCACTATAACATCTCCCATGAACCTCCCCACACCAATGACGTTAGCTGGTCCGTTAAATATAGCAATGAGACCAGTAGAGAGCATGCCTTTCCTGCCCCAGGCCTTGCCCACATCTCCTCCCtggtaa
- the VEZF1 gene encoding vascular endothelial zinc finger 1 isoform X1, which translates to MEANWTAFLFQAHEASHHQQQAAQNSLLPLLSSAVEPPDQKPILPLPITQKPQPAPETLKDAIVGIKKEKPKTSFVCTYCSKAFRDSYHLRRHESCHTGIKLVSRPKKTPTTMVPLISTIAGDNSRSSLVSTIAGILSTVTTSSSATNPSSSAGATAMAVTQTVKKPSKPVKKNHACEMCGKAFRDVYHLNRHKLSHSDEKPFECPICNQRFKRKDRMTYHVRSHEGGITKPYTCGVCGKGFSRYHVENPRRAQVLAFHNQEGLSYRSEGLGEPDILEDWPDHLSCHVKHVHSTERPFKCQTCTAAFATKDRLRTHMVRHEGKVSCNICGKLLSAAYITSHLKTHGQSQSINCNTCKQGINKTCMSEETSNQKQQQQQQQQQQQQQQQQQQQQQQQQQQQQQQQQQQQHVTSWPGKQVETLRLWEEAVKARKKEAANLCQTSTAATTPVTLTTPFNITSSVASGTITNPVTVAAAMSMRSPVNVSSAVNISSPMNLGHPVTITSPLSMTSPLTLTTPVNLPTPVTAPVNIAHPVTITSPMNLPTPMTLAGPLNIAMRPVESMPFLPQALPTSPPW; encoded by the exons ATGGAGGCCAACTGGACCGCGTTCCTCTTTCAG GCACACGAAGCCTCACATCACCaacagcaggcagcacagaaCAGTTTGTTGCCTCTCCTGAGCTCTGCTGTTGAGCCACCCGATCAGAAGCCGATTCTGCCCTTACCAATAACGCAGAAACCTCAACCTGCACCAGAAACATTAAAGGATGCTATTGTTgggattaaaaaggaaaaacctaaAACCTCCTTTGTGTGCACTTACTGCAGCAAAGCTTTCAGGGACAGCTACCATTTGAGGCGTCACGAGTCCTGCCACACAGGGATAAAGTTAGTGTCACGGCCAAAGAAAACTCCCACCACAATGGTGCCCCTTATCTCGACCATCGCTGGTGACAACAGCCGAAGTTCATTGGTTTCGACTATCGCAGGCATCCTGTCCACAGTCACTACGTCTTCCTCTGCCACCAACCCCAGCAGTAGTGCCGGCGCAACGGCCATGGCAGTGACTCAGACGGTGAAGAAGCCCAGCAAGCCCGTTAAGAAGAACCACGCTTGTGAGATGTGCGGAAAGGCCTTCAGGGATGTCTACCACCTCAACCGGCACAAGCTGTCCCACTCAGATGAAAAACCCTTTGAATGTCCAATTTGCAATCAGCGCTTCAAGAGAAAGGATCGCATGACCTACCACGTGAGGTCTCACGAAGGTGGCATCACGAAACCATACACCTGTGGTGTTTGTGGAAAAGGCTTCTCGAGGTACCATGTAGAAAATCCCAGGCGAGCTCAAGTATTGGCTTTTCATAACCAAGAAGGGTTAAGCTATCGTAGCGAGGGGCTAGGAGAACCAGACATCTTAGAAGATTG GCCCGATCATTTAAGCTGTCACGTTAAACACGTTCACTCAACAGAGAGACCCTTCAAATGCCAA ACGTGCACTGCTGCCTTTGCCACCAAAGACAGACTGCGGACACACATGGTGCGCCATGAAGGAAAGGTATCGTGTAATATCTGTGGTAAACTTCTGAGTGCAGCATATATCACCAGCCACTTAAAGACACACGGGCAGAGCCAAAGTATCAACTGTAATACCTGTAAACAAGGCATCAATAAAA CATGCATGAGTGAGGAGACCAGCAATcagaagcaacagcagcagcagcagcaacagcaacaacaacaacagcagcagcaacagcagcaacaacagcagcaacaacagcagcagcaacagcagcagcagcagcagcaacatgtAACAAGTTGGCCTGGAAAGCAGGTAGAGACCCTGAGGTTATGGGAAGAGGCTGtcaaagcaaggaagaaag AAGCTGCTAACTTGTGCCAAACCTCCACTGCTGCTACTACGCCTGTGACTCTTACTACTCCATTCAATATAACGTCCTCTGTGGCTTCTGGGACTATCACAAACCCAGTCACAGTGGCAGCTGCAATGAGCATGAGAAGTCCAGTAAATGTATCAAGTGCAGTTAATATATCCAGTCCGATGAACCTAGGGCATCCTGTAACTATAACAAGTCCATTATCCATGACATCTCCATTAACGCTCACCACACCAGTCAATTTACCTACCCCAGTAACCGCTCCAGTGAATATAGCGCATCCAGTCACTATAACATCTCCCATGAACCTCCCCACACCAATGACGTTAGCTGGTCCGTTAAATATAGCAATGAGACCAGTAGAGAGCATGCCTTTCCTGCCCCAGGCCTTGCCCACATCTCCTCCCtggtaa